AAACCTAGCGAATTGATCATTCCCATTCCAGTTACTACAATCCGACGCACCAATAGCTCCTCATTTCAAAACTTTAATTCAGTGAAAGCACCCCTTGCTAAAGCAAGGAGCTTCCTAACTAAAGCATTCCATTGAATGCTAACACGAAAGGCTTTGTTCTTTAAAGTCTGCATGGATATTTCCTACCCCAAAAAGACTAGCGGTATTTTAACCTCTTTTAGCTTGAATATAGCCTAACAGCTATGCACTTATATCTCTGACCTAAAGGATGGAGTTTTTCGTGCTGTTGGGATAAAACTAGATTTTAGCTAAAGCTAAATTTTTGACTAAAACCTGGAGACAAACCGCTCCAAGTTAAAAAGATTAAGCTAGTTTATTGTCCTCAATATACTTCACCACATCGCCCACATTGACGATTTTTTCCGCTTGCTCATCAGGAATTTCAATGTTAAACTTTTCTTCTAACGCCATGATTAATTCCACGACATCTAAAGAGTCCGCACCCAAATCCTTCACAAATTCCGCCTCTGGCGTAACTTGAGCCGTATCCACATTCAACTGCTCAGCAATAACTGCCTGAATATCTTCAAATAAAGCCATAATTAAAACTCCCTTGTTTTGTAAAAATTAAATCAACCATTCATTGGAGCGTTTATTTTTGCTCCAAAACATCTAAAATCCTATACAACAAATAAATTACAATGAGAAACAATATTAAGTAAATAATCCCCATTTGATAATAACCTCTTTGTTTTAGAATAACCTCATAATGTTAGCATGATTTTTGCTACTTACAAACTTTTATCGCTAAAAGAATCCTTTGTTTAGGACTACATATAAAGTCCGCCATTGACTTTGAGAGTCTCCCCAGTGATGTAACTAGAGTGATCACTCAAAAGAAACGCTACCGCTTCTGCCACTTCCTTAGCAGACCCTAGCCTGTTTAAAGGAATGTTTTTAACATAATCCGCTTTGAGTTCGTCTTTCAAATTAGCGTTCATGTCGGTTTCTATAAAGCCTGGCGTTACAGAGTTGAAACGAATATTCCTTAAAGCTCCCTCATAAGCAAAGGACTTGCTCATCGCAATCATCCCCCCTTACTCGCTGAGTAGTTTGTCTGCCCCATATTGCCTCTTTCACCAATGATAGAAGCGATATTAACCACGCTCCCAAAACGACTTTTACTCATCACCTTTAAAGCCTCTCTGCAACCTATAAAGGCTGAAGTGAGGTTATTGTCTATGACATGGTGAAAATCTTCTGTTTTCATTTTGATCGCTAATTTATCGCGCACCACACCGGCGTTATTCACCAAGTAAGACAAACCCCCATCGCTTTGGACAATGGTTTGTATCGCTTCAACAAAATCGCTTTCAGAAGTCGCATCAAATTTAATGACAGCCGCTTTATAACCTTTTTCTTCAAGCTCATTTTTCAAAGCGTCAGCCACTTCAGCATTACTGCGGTAATTGATCCAAACTTTCAGCCCCATAGAAGCGAGAGTCTTGGCGATTTCGGCCCCAATGCCTTTAGAAGCCCCAGTAATGAGAACATTTTTCCCTGTGAATTGCATTATTCAATAATCCTTAAATTTTAAATTTGTTCAAGTTCTTATAGTCTTGATTCATAACGCCTTAACATGTAAAGACGCTTTAAGACCTTCTTTTTAGCGCTGATTTTTTGTTTTTTGCGTTTTTCAGTTTTAGACTCAAAGAACCTTCTAGCGCGGCATTCTGTTACCACTAGATTGCGATCGGTTTGCTTTTTGAATCTCCTGTAAGCTTCATCAAACGCATCGCTTTCTCTAACCTTAATCCCTGGCATACTGCTATCACCTCTTTTCCATAGCTTAAAATCATTGCTTAACAATGGCTACAAACGAAATAATATTATATAAGACAGATTAACCGATTGTCAAGAATTTTCACTTTTTTCTAGCGATTTTGTTAATAAGGTTATAAGGATCAAAGGCAACCGTCATATACACTTGGTAAGATTCTGACCAAGGCAAGCTCCTATCAAAGCCTCCACGCATCGCATTAAGCACGAAATTGATCCGAACAGACGCAAAGTCGTTTTTCCAATTGTAATAAAAATCAAAACGATTGTATAAATTGGCTTGAAAGAATGGCACGCCACGATAAATAGGCGTGGGGCAGTAAGAAGGCGTGCAATACATTTCAACATACTGGTATTGGTTATAAAAAGGCATTTCTGGGGTTTTGGCAAAATAAAATAAATTGTGTATGCCAAAACCTTTGTATTGGATCTCCACATCAAATTGCCCCCCACGCTATTCATAAAAGGCACATTTTTGTGGATTTGCCTTAATCGGCTTAATTCAGAAACCATGCCAAAACTGGCATTGAGCTTTTCCATAAAGGGGGCGATGTCTAAAAGGCTTGTCCCTATGTAAGCGTTAAAATAAAGGCGATCCATAAGATAAATATTATTATTGTCAATCGCTTTTTTTTCATTAAACTGCATGCCATCAGCCCCATTCAAAAGGTATTTGTCTTCGTTATGGAATAAGACAAAATACCCTCCAATACCCAATAAATCCTTAAAGAAATTATAAGCGACAGAGCCGTTCATTTGAAACCTATCCATTGCATTCCCATAAGGGTTTCTCCCGAATTTACAAGTGTTATAACAATTGCCTCCAAACCAATCTAACATGAATTCCGCATGCCCATAATAGGGTTTTGAAGGCGAATAATGGTTTTGAAACTGCAATAAAAACCCTCTAGCGTTGGGATCTATAAACCAATAATAAGGGGCAAAAATATTCAAACCATACCTCCCTAAGAGGTTTTTTCTAGGAAAGATGCCGCCATAAAAAGTAAAACGCTTCCCTCTAGCCTTATAATACATAGTAGGCCCCCAACGGTAGGGAAAATTAGTGCTGTAGTTATGGAAGTTTTGAAAAAAATACGCCCCCACAGTCAAGCTTTGCTCCACACCTCTTGTATAAAATTGGATCCCAAAATTTGGAGTCAAACGGGTTTTAAGATTGGTGTTAGTATTGACCCAATAAGGCGTTGAGCCTTCATGATCCATGATAAACATATTAAAACCCAGATTATATTTAAAAATATTCCAATCAAAAGCATGCGAATTAACGGCTAGCAAACAGACTAGAGAAGAACGTTTTAAAAAGGTGTTTATTGCCACTTGTTACCCCTATGTCATCATTTTTTTGATAAAAAAGCTTATCTTGTAACAAATGGGTATTCTAGCACATCTAAAAATATTTTTCTTTAGATTTAATATTAAAATAGCGCTTATTTCATGTTAGAATAGCCGTTATGATGTTACAACATACTAACTAAAAAAGGAAATTTTAATGGAATTAGGAAATAAAAATATAAAACCCGGTCGTAAGCGTGTCGCTGTAGATGAGTTGAAACGCAATTTTTCAGTGACTTTTTATCTCTCTAAAGAAGAGCATGATGTTTTGAGACGCTTGGCTGACGAAGAAGTAGAAAGCGTCAATTCTTTTGTCAAACGCCACATTTTAAAAACGATCATTTACAAAAAAGGCACTAACCAAGATTCTTCTATCAATTGTGATTCTTCTAGTAGGCTTTAAGCCTACTTTAAGGTATTCGCTCTTTAAGAGCAACACCCGCTAGAGCATTTAGTTTTAATCCCTACCGATGAGCGATCCATTAAGCAAAGCCCTTTACCCTCCAAATAGCGTTTCGCATCAAATCCGGCCACAAACAAGCCTCCAGCAAACAACGCCAAGTCTTTAACCACTAGCCTTCCAGCCCCAGAAAGCCATGGGAAATGCTGATTGACAAACACTTCTGGCGTTGTGAATAAAAAAGATAGGGTGGTGATCGTCA
This is a stretch of genomic DNA from Helicobacter pylori. It encodes these proteins:
- the acpP gene encoding acyl carrier protein, with product MALFEDIQAVIAEQLNVDTAQVTPEAEFVKDLGADSLDVVELIMALEEKFNIEIPDEQAEKIVNVGDVVKYIEDNKLA
- the rpsU gene encoding 30S ribosomal protein S21; the protein is MPGIKVRESDAFDEAYRRFKKQTDRNLVVTECRARRFFESKTEKRKKQKISAKKKVLKRLYMLRRYESRL